The Mercurialis annua linkage group LG8, ddMerAnnu1.2, whole genome shotgun sequence genome window below encodes:
- the LOC126660758 gene encoding 1-aminocyclopropane-1-carboxylate oxidase homolog 3-like, translating to MNSKVEPEYCRASELKAFDDTKSGVKGLVDAGITNIPRIFHQPTNVLHNISHAPNNTNTKFKFPIIDFQGVENSADLRKDIIEKVQNASENWEFFQVVNHGIPINVLEEMKNGVHRFHEQDSELKKRYYSRDLTKKVLYNNNFDLYRAPTANWRDTLAVQMVPNPPNPEEIPAACRDILMEYSKEIMKLGNLVFELLSEALGLKPNHLKEMDCEKGILVLSHYYPLCPQPELTIGTSKHADNDFLTLLLQDCWYMGRVVHDGLTRTNYPIWVYMGECCNL from the exons atgaattcCAAAGTTGAGCCTGAATATTGTAGAGCAAGTGAATTAAAAGCTTTTGATGATACAAAATCTGGTGTTAAAGGACTCGTCGATGCCGGAATTACCAATATCCCTCGAATTTTCCATCAACCTACGAATGTTTTACATAATATTTCGCATGCTCCTAATAATACTAATACAAAGTTCAAATTTCCTATCATAGATTTTCAAGGTGTCGAAAATAGTGCAGATTTGCGCAAGGATATTATCGAAAAGGTACAGAACGCGTCAGAAAATTGGGAATTTTTCCAAGTTGTTAATCATGGGATTCCTATCAATGTTCTTGAGGAGATGAAGAATGGAGTTCATCGATTTCACGAGCAAGATTCCGAGCTGAAAAAACGATATTACTCTCGCGATTTAACTAAAAAGGTACTCTATAACAACAATTTCGATTTGTATAGAGCACCGACAGCTAATTGGAGAGACACGTTGGCTGTACAAATGGTTCCTAATCCTCCAAATCCTGAAGAGATTCCGGCAGCCTGCAG AGATATATTGATGGAGTACTCCAAGGAAATAATGAAATTGGGAAATTTAGTGTTTGAATTATTATCAGAAGCTCTTGGTTTGAAACCTAACCACCTGAAAGAAATGGATTGTGAGAAAGGTATTCTTGTTTTGAGCCATTACTATCCACTGTGTCCTCAGCCCGAATTAACCATCGGCACGAGCAAGCATGCCGACAATGACTTCCTCACTCTGCTCCTCCAAGATTGTTGGTATATGGGTCGGGTCGTCCATGACGGATTGACCCGAACCAATTACCCAATATGGGTTTACATGGGAGAGTGTTGCAACCTTTAA